The following are from one region of the Paenalkalicoccus suaedae genome:
- a CDS encoding MFS transporter, which produces MTQQSIFKNRTFIFIMVAGFLAIMGYTMFFMTTTWFVISDLGSSESLGIVLIAITVPRLGMMVFGGVLADRFKKSTIMFSTSLSQGIMLLAIYLLSSTDSMTMTYLLVFGMLFGTLDACSGPAGASLLPKVVATSQIQQANAFYQGAAQIGVIVGPILAGAVMEASGVTASYLIATIVVLLSAFFMFPPFLKEGDVENTIKQTPFKDLREGFSYIKSSAFLTTGILVLITLNFFAFGAIQIGIPILVDLHGGSPINLSYIEVSLGIGMLLSSGLIGSIKIKRRGVTSIVGLVATLAVAVAFSQVPNLYILTGLAFFIGFSMTFVYIPFFSSAQEKTDARIMGRVMSVIFLAMNGFDPLAYAGVTLFVSNGYNIQHIMLAFALTGLVIAMIISWRGKSYRQDYSDVQENEVERKAL; this is translated from the coding sequence GTGACGCAACAATCTATCTTTAAAAACAGAACGTTTATTTTTATCATGGTCGCAGGATTTTTAGCCATTATGGGGTACACCATGTTTTTTATGACGACTACATGGTTTGTCATATCCGATTTAGGCTCCTCTGAATCATTAGGGATTGTCCTTATTGCGATTACGGTACCGCGACTAGGAATGATGGTTTTTGGCGGTGTACTTGCTGATCGGTTTAAAAAATCGACTATTATGTTTAGTACGAGTCTTTCGCAAGGGATAATGTTACTAGCTATTTATTTATTGAGTAGCACAGACAGTATGACAATGACGTATTTACTCGTTTTCGGCATGTTGTTTGGTACGCTAGATGCATGCTCTGGACCAGCGGGTGCGTCTCTCCTTCCGAAGGTAGTGGCAACGTCTCAAATTCAACAGGCTAATGCATTTTATCAGGGAGCGGCGCAGATTGGTGTCATTGTTGGACCCATATTAGCGGGTGCAGTGATGGAAGCCTCCGGTGTAACAGCTAGCTACCTTATTGCTACGATAGTCGTTCTACTATCTGCTTTCTTCATGTTCCCACCTTTCTTAAAGGAGGGAGACGTGGAGAATACGATCAAGCAAACGCCTTTTAAAGACTTACGAGAAGGCTTCTCGTACATTAAATCGAGTGCTTTCTTAACAACGGGTATTCTCGTTTTGATTACGTTAAACTTCTTTGCATTTGGCGCGATTCAGATTGGCATACCAATTTTAGTCGATTTGCATGGTGGCTCACCGATCAATTTGAGCTATATAGAAGTGTCCTTAGGAATAGGGATGCTACTAAGCTCAGGCTTAATAGGGTCTATAAAAATCAAGCGGCGAGGCGTTACATCCATCGTTGGATTAGTGGCTACGCTCGCTGTCGCCGTAGCGTTCAGCCAAGTCCCTAATCTCTACATCTTAACAGGGCTTGCCTTCTTCATTGGATTCTCCATGACCTTTGTATACATTCCATTCTTTTCTTCGGCTCAAGAAAAAACAGATGCACGGATTATGGGCCGCGTGATGAGCGTTATATTCCTTGCGATGAATGGGTTTGATCCGCTAGCCTATGCAGGCGTGACACTTTTTGTCTCAAACGGTTATAACATTCAACACATTATGCTAGCCTTTGCTTTAACAGGCTTAGTGATTGCCATGATTATTTCTTGGCGAGGAAAATCATATCGACAGGACTATTCAGACGTTCAGGAAAATGAAGTCGAGAGAAAAGCGCTGTAA